The Polymorphobacter megasporae genome window below encodes:
- a CDS encoding 2-oxoacid:acceptor oxidoreductase subunit alpha, producing MATALQTVDEPTTKPAPPKTHSETMVVRFAGDSGDGMQLTGGQFTLSTALAGDDFSTFPDFPAEIRAPQGTTFGVSAFQINFGANGIETAGDEPDVLVAMNPAALKTNVVDLRPGGLVIIDSGEFTARNLAKAGYAANPLEDNSLAKWQVMAFDISRQTLEAVKPFGLGNKEALRCKNMWTLGLALWMFDRERDPLIEWLKSKFSKNPVLAQANAAALNAGHAYGETAELDGPLKQFAVDASSSAPGFYRTVTGGESLALGLVAGAQLANLPMFFGSYPITPASPILHALARLKEFGVTTFQAEDEIAAIASAIGASYAGSLGVTSSSGPGIALKGEALGLAIITELPLVIVNSQRGGPSTGLPTKTEQSDLYQAVYGRNGDAPLVVIASRSPSDCFEVAIEACRLATQFMTPVMVLTDGYIANAAEPWRVPDMASFAPFPVAFHTEVPAEGRINPYSRDPDTLARVWIKPGTPGLTHRIGGIEKGVKTGNINYEADNHQAMTDIRRDKIANISKHIPLQDVDQGPSSGKLAMVGWGSTYGPIRKGVQRARAKGLDVAHIHIRHIWPLPSNLGELLRGYDKVIVPEMNTGQLKTVLRDQYLVDCQPLNKVSGHPFKISEIEAAIDAALAGNDR from the coding sequence ATGGCGACTGCGCTGCAGACTGTCGACGAGCCGACGACCAAGCCCGCTCCCCCGAAGACCCACTCCGAAACTATGGTCGTCCGTTTCGCCGGCGATAGCGGCGACGGCATGCAGTTGACCGGCGGGCAGTTCACACTGTCGACTGCGCTCGCGGGCGACGACTTCTCGACCTTCCCCGACTTCCCCGCCGAGATCCGTGCGCCGCAGGGGACAACCTTCGGCGTCTCGGCGTTCCAGATCAACTTCGGCGCGAATGGCATCGAGACCGCCGGCGACGAACCCGACGTGCTGGTCGCAATGAACCCGGCGGCGCTCAAGACCAACGTCGTCGACCTCCGCCCCGGCGGCTTGGTCATCATCGACAGCGGCGAGTTCACCGCGCGCAACCTCGCCAAGGCGGGCTATGCCGCCAACCCGCTCGAGGATAACAGCCTCGCCAAGTGGCAGGTGATGGCGTTCGACATCAGCCGCCAGACGCTGGAAGCCGTCAAGCCGTTCGGGCTCGGCAACAAGGAAGCGCTGCGCTGCAAGAACATGTGGACGCTCGGCCTCGCGCTGTGGATGTTCGACCGCGAGCGCGATCCGCTGATCGAGTGGCTGAAGAGCAAGTTCTCGAAGAACCCGGTCCTCGCGCAGGCGAACGCGGCGGCGCTCAATGCCGGCCATGCGTACGGCGAGACCGCCGAATTGGACGGCCCGCTCAAGCAGTTCGCGGTCGATGCGTCGTCGTCGGCTCCGGGATTCTACCGCACCGTGACGGGCGGCGAGTCACTCGCGCTCGGGCTCGTTGCCGGGGCGCAGCTCGCCAACCTGCCGATGTTCTTTGGTTCGTACCCGATTACGCCCGCCTCGCCGATCCTCCACGCGCTGGCGCGGTTGAAGGAGTTCGGCGTCACCACCTTCCAGGCCGAGGACGAGATCGCCGCGATCGCGTCGGCGATCGGCGCGAGCTATGCCGGCAGCTTGGGCGTGACGTCCTCGTCCGGCCCGGGGATCGCGCTCAAGGGCGAGGCGCTGGGCCTTGCGATCATTACCGAATTGCCGCTTGTCATCGTCAACTCGCAGCGCGGCGGCCCGTCGACCGGCCTCCCGACCAAGACCGAGCAGAGCGACCTGTACCAGGCGGTCTACGGCCGCAACGGCGACGCACCGCTGGTGGTGATCGCCTCGCGCTCACCGTCGGATTGCTTCGAGGTCGCGATCGAGGCGTGCCGCTTGGCCACCCAGTTCATGACCCCGGTGATGGTCCTGACCGACGGCTATATCGCCAACGCCGCCGAGCCGTGGCGCGTCCCCGACATGGCGAGCTTCGCCCCGTTCCCGGTCGCATTCCACACCGAGGTCCCCGCCGAAGGCCGCATCAACCCGTACAGCCGCGACCCCGACACGCTCGCGCGCGTCTGGATCAAGCCCGGCACGCCGGGGCTGACCCACCGGATCGGCGGCATCGAGAAGGGTGTGAAGACCGGCAACATCAACTACGAAGCCGACAATCACCAGGCGATGACCGACATCCGCCGCGACAAGATCGCCAACATTTCCAAGCACATCCCGCTCCAGGACGTCGACCAGGGGCCGTCGTCGGGCAAGCTGGCGATGGTCGGCTGGGGCTCGACCTACGGCCCGATCCGCAAGGGCGTCCAGCGCGCCCGGGCGAAGGGGCTCGACGTCGCCCACATCCACATCCGCCACATCTGGCCGCTGCCGTCGAACCTCGGCGAGCTGCTGCGTGGCTACGACAAGGTGATCGTGCCCGAGATGAACACCGGGCAGTTGAAGACCGTGCTGCGCGACCAGTATCTCGTCGACTGCCAGCCGCTCAACAAGGTCAGCGGGCACCCCTTCAAGATTTCGGAGATCGAGGCGGCAATCGACGCGGCGCTCGCAGGGAACGACCGATGA
- a CDS encoding histone deacetylase family protein: MTVALVHHPDYVAPLPPGHSFPMDKYGLLMVALERLAADFEAHTPDPAPRAWIEAVHEPAYVAAVFDGTLTREQERRIGFPVTAAMVRRSRLVIGGTYLAARIALETGFAANTAGGSHHALPDGGAGYCIFNDLAIAGAQLLAEGRVATLAVVDLDVHQGDGTAAIFSGRNDAVTFSMHAAKNFPVRKQVSTRDVALPDKMGDDDYLAVLADALPAFLDTYRPGLVLYQAGVDPHADDRLGRLALSDDGLAARDRFVVETCAARGIPVASTLGGGYGADREAVAMRHARSIVAMADALGHVTEKLLGPAAPRGVDRLAS, from the coding sequence ATGACCGTCGCGCTCGTCCATCATCCCGACTATGTCGCGCCGCTGCCGCCGGGGCACAGCTTTCCGATGGATAAGTACGGCTTGCTGATGGTCGCGCTCGAGCGACTCGCTGCGGATTTCGAGGCGCACACCCCCGATCCGGCGCCGCGCGCGTGGATCGAGGCGGTGCACGAGCCCGCCTATGTCGCGGCGGTGTTCGACGGCACGCTGACCCGGGAACAAGAGCGGCGGATCGGCTTTCCGGTGACCGCGGCGATGGTCCGGCGATCACGACTTGTTATCGGCGGGACGTATCTCGCGGCGCGGATCGCGCTCGAAACGGGCTTTGCCGCCAACACCGCCGGGGGGAGTCATCATGCGCTGCCCGATGGCGGGGCCGGGTACTGCATCTTCAACGACCTCGCCATCGCCGGCGCGCAGTTGCTGGCGGAGGGCCGGGTGGCGACGCTCGCGGTGGTCGACCTCGACGTTCATCAGGGCGACGGGACCGCCGCGATCTTCTCCGGGCGGAACGACGCGGTGACGTTCTCGATGCACGCGGCGAAGAACTTCCCGGTGCGCAAACAGGTGTCGACGCGCGATGTCGCGCTGCCCGACAAGATGGGGGATGACGACTATCTCGCGGTCCTTGCCGACGCGCTGCCCGCATTCCTCGACACATATCGTCCCGGGCTGGTGCTGTATCAGGCCGGGGTCGATCCGCACGCCGACGACCGGCTCGGGCGGCTGGCGCTGAGCGACGACGGGCTCGCCGCGCGTGACCGCTTTGTCGTCGAGACGTGCGCCGCGCGCGGCATTCCGGTCGCGTCGACGCTCGGCGGCGGCTACGGCGCCGACCGCGAGGCGGTGGCGATGCGGCATGCGCGGTCGATAGTCGCGATGGCCGACGCGCTGGGCCACGTTACAGAAAAACTACTTGGACCCGCCGCGCCGCGGGGAGTAGACCGCCTCGCATCATGA
- a CDS encoding lysozyme inhibitor LprI family protein, protein MGTEDWRRRRAEELFGADRGPGQQTDRRATGNDRRVAGNDDVLPMASSAGQTASSSPTAIERPAAPAYRARPAANAAAAVAPSVASRPGSTPVVAPASSRRFPILWTLFAAVALVAAGAVGWLVRGNIGTPVASPPAPVEARAAPVASPALPLAHTPSLPTTILPKPATNAPPITEASTSAEPPAAPAPSSTPPVTEQPLPVLKRTPSPQTGERARSRERRLEERTVEARRAVVPVATPGRATRTSRQQGAAQAPGFNCRRARNDITAAICSDAGLAALDRQLTSRFAALDRSVDPATVQRIHHGETTFLNARQTCPDRDCIADAYRLRLRELDEVGR, encoded by the coding sequence ATGGGGACAGAGGATTGGCGTCGCCGCCGCGCCGAAGAGCTTTTCGGGGCCGATCGCGGTCCGGGTCAGCAGACTGATCGTCGGGCTACCGGCAATGACCGTCGTGTCGCGGGCAACGACGATGTCCTGCCGATGGCATCGTCTGCGGGCCAGACTGCGTCGTCGTCGCCGACCGCGATCGAGCGACCGGCCGCGCCCGCATATCGCGCTCGCCCGGCCGCGAACGCCGCGGCGGCGGTGGCACCCTCGGTCGCATCGCGTCCGGGGTCAACGCCGGTTGTCGCACCGGCATCGTCCCGGCGTTTCCCGATTTTATGGACACTGTTCGCGGCCGTCGCTTTAGTCGCGGCGGGCGCGGTCGGTTGGCTGGTGCGAGGCAATATCGGTACGCCGGTCGCCTCGCCTCCTGCACCGGTCGAGGCGCGAGCTGCGCCGGTAGCGTCGCCCGCGCTACCGCTGGCGCACACGCCTTCGCTGCCGACGACCATATTGCCGAAGCCAGCAACGAACGCGCCGCCCATAACTGAAGCGTCCACAAGCGCCGAGCCGCCAGCCGCGCCAGCGCCATCGTCGACGCCGCCTGTTACCGAGCAGCCGCTCCCTGTTCTGAAACGCACCCCGAGCCCGCAGACCGGCGAACGCGCACGGTCCCGCGAACGGAGGCTCGAGGAGCGCACAGTGGAAGCGCGGCGCGCGGTCGTGCCGGTCGCGACGCCCGGTCGCGCCACGCGGACCAGCCGTCAGCAGGGCGCGGCGCAGGCACCCGGCTTCAATTGCCGCCGCGCGCGCAACGACATCACCGCGGCGATCTGTTCCGACGCCGGGCTGGCGGCGCTCGACAGACAGCTGACGTCGCGATTTGCCGCGCTTGACCGCAGCGTCGATCCGGCCACGGTGCAGCGGATCCACCACGGCGAGACGACTTTCCTGAATGCCCGGCAGACGTGTCCCGACCGCGATTGTATCGCCGACGCCTATCGCCTGCGTCTGCGCGAGCTTGACGAGGTCGGCCGCTAG
- a CDS encoding 2-oxoacid:ferredoxin oxidoreductase subunit beta, which produces MNDMTRITVPKDWETDQEVRWCPGCGDYAILKAVQRTMPEIGTPPEKTVFVSGIGCSSRFPYYMETYGFHTIHGRAPAVATGIKLANPELDVWIITGDGDGLSIGGNHMLHLLRRNLDCQVLLFNNEIYGLTKGQYSPTSRIGTRSPSTPFGSVDRPASPCGFALGAGARFIARTIDTAQKTMPEILKRAHGHKGTSFVEIFQNCIVYNDAVFDAFTDKKAAPMNQLNVVHGQPLVFGAGTKGIVFDAAAMALKVVDVVDGDTAGLMVHDEMNRVQAQLLIDMEFGPFPIALGVIWCNPAPSFEAAVVEQNISASAGKPTDLNALIRKGQSWEIAAKELHAV; this is translated from the coding sequence ATGAACGACATGACCCGCATCACCGTCCCCAAGGACTGGGAGACCGATCAGGAAGTTCGCTGGTGCCCCGGGTGCGGCGACTATGCGATTCTCAAGGCGGTCCAGCGGACGATGCCCGAGATCGGCACGCCGCCTGAAAAGACGGTGTTCGTGTCGGGCATCGGCTGCTCGTCGCGCTTTCCCTATTACATGGAGACCTACGGCTTCCACACGATCCACGGCCGCGCGCCGGCGGTGGCGACGGGGATCAAGCTCGCCAACCCTGAACTCGATGTGTGGATCATCACCGGCGACGGCGACGGGCTGTCGATCGGTGGCAACCACATGCTCCATTTGCTGCGGCGCAATCTCGACTGCCAGGTCTTGCTGTTCAACAACGAGATCTATGGCCTGACCAAGGGGCAGTATTCGCCGACCTCGCGGATCGGGACACGCTCGCCGTCGACCCCGTTCGGCTCGGTCGACCGCCCCGCGTCGCCGTGCGGCTTCGCCCTCGGCGCGGGTGCGCGCTTCATCGCGCGGACGATCGACACCGCGCAGAAGACGATGCCCGAGATCCTCAAGCGCGCGCATGGCCACAAGGGCACGAGCTTCGTCGAGATCTTCCAGAACTGCATCGTCTACAACGACGCGGTTTTCGACGCCTTCACCGACAAGAAGGCCGCGCCGATGAACCAGCTCAATGTCGTCCACGGCCAGCCGTTGGTCTTCGGGGCCGGCACCAAGGGCATCGTCTTCGACGCCGCCGCGATGGCGCTCAAGGTCGTCGATGTCGTCGACGGCGACACCGCGGGGCTGATGGTCCACGACGAGATGAACCGCGTCCAGGCGCAGCTGCTGATCGATATGGAGTTCGGCCCGTTCCCGATCGCGCTCGGCGTCATCTGGTGCAACCCGGCACCGTCGTTCGAAGCTGCGGTCGTCGAGCAGAATATCTCGGCGAGCGCCGGCAAGCCGACCGACCTCAACGCGCTGATCCGCAAGGGCCAGAGCTGGGAGATCGCGGCGAAGGAACTCCACGCGGTTTGA